The following proteins are co-located in the Ancylothrix sp. D3o genome:
- the metX gene encoding homoserine O-acetyltransferase → MMRYQGFVSPETKFYEVPEPVLLESGEVLSGVRVAYRTWGRFTGDNAILVCHALTGNADVDNWWGSLFGAGKTFDLENDFVICSNILGSCYGTTSPISVNPATGCPYGPDFPAITIRDMVRVQALLVKGLGIERLKMVIGGSLGGMQVLEWAVMYPDVVEAIAPMAVSGRHSAWCIGLSEAQRQAIYADPYWRGGYYTIENPPAAGLGAARMMAMCMYRTRASFEARFGRNLQSDKPSENLFAMQSYLHHHGEKLVERFDANCYITLTKAMDTHDLGRGRGEFEAVLGSIKQPTLMVAIDSDVLYLPEEQYELGNLIPNASLKILHSIHGHDAFLMDLETVNDMLVGFRKRLLSFDREKRLAEELMRKRFF, encoded by the coding sequence ATGAGATATCAGGGGTTTGTTTCGCCGGAAACGAAGTTTTATGAGGTTCCTGAGCCGGTTTTGTTGGAGTCGGGGGAGGTTTTAAGTGGGGTGCGGGTGGCTTACCGAACGTGGGGCCGATTTACCGGGGATAATGCAATTTTGGTTTGTCATGCTTTAACCGGCAATGCGGATGTTGATAACTGGTGGGGGTCATTGTTTGGCGCTGGTAAGACGTTTGATTTAGAAAATGATTTTGTGATTTGTAGCAATATTTTAGGAAGTTGTTATGGGACAACCAGCCCGATTTCGGTGAATCCCGCAACTGGATGTCCTTATGGCCCTGATTTTCCGGCAATTACTATTCGGGATATGGTGCGCGTACAGGCGTTGCTGGTCAAGGGGTTGGGGATAGAACGGCTGAAAATGGTTATTGGCGGTTCTCTTGGCGGGATGCAGGTGCTTGAGTGGGCTGTGATGTATCCTGATGTGGTGGAAGCCATAGCCCCAATGGCAGTTTCGGGGCGACATTCCGCGTGGTGTATAGGGTTAAGTGAGGCGCAGCGTCAGGCGATATATGCAGATCCGTATTGGCGAGGAGGATATTATACAATAGAAAATCCGCCGGCGGCTGGATTGGGTGCAGCGCGGATGATGGCGATGTGTATGTACCGCACAAGAGCTAGTTTTGAGGCGCGGTTTGGGCGTAATTTGCAATCTGATAAGCCATCAGAAAACTTGTTTGCAATGCAAAGTTATTTGCATCATCACGGGGAGAAGTTGGTTGAGCGTTTTGATGCGAATTGCTATATTACTTTAACGAAGGCGATGGATACGCACGATTTGGGGCGTGGGCGGGGTGAATTTGAGGCGGTTTTGGGAAGTATAAAACAGCCGACTTTGATGGTGGCGATTGATTCGGATGTGCTTTATTTGCCGGAGGAACAATACGAACTTGGGAATTTAATTCCGAATGCTTCGTTGAAAATTTTACATTCTATTCACGGTCACGATGCGTTTTTGATGGATTTGGAGACGGTGAATGATATGTTGGTGGGTTTTCGCAAGCGTTTATTGAGTTTTGATCGGGAAAAACGGCTGGCGGAAGAGTTAATGAGAAAACGGTTTTTTTAG